A single Branchiostoma floridae strain S238N-H82 chromosome 11, Bfl_VNyyK, whole genome shotgun sequence DNA region contains:
- the LOC118425559 gene encoding inositol polyphosphate 5-phosphatase K-like gives MASSKEQGPQQQQQQTSDQSHNFRLQFVTWNVCDTTPLNVAPLFRAEGPPPDLIAIGLQEAPGNPATAVIFEDTWGNASMKHLSQRGYVKIRTEHMQAILLHVFVKLEHLPHIRWIKTAFTRTGVGGYWGNKGAVTVRMDLYGTSVCITNTHLAAHLEQNEIRIQEFHAITEAQRFPGCKAGTIMEHDYIFWIGDLNFRLDPIDYEAVMNSIADGRFQKLLEFDQLKVAQREGLAFSGFSEGNITFQPTYKFDKGTTIYDTSEKQRKPAWCDRILWRTRPGLEVSVRQHSYTSLSHVKQSDHSPVTSMFSIQVDLNKNQPLVLFEPVRNWMCGYKGVASYSVVMDIPTSGWDWIGLYKVGFCHPKDYRTYVWADSAGFGKGKRGCMVLFEPPYMPDEPGYYLLCYWSTHFDCIIGVSEPFQITKPPHLEEAMDALTFDKQRRSSSSSSSTSTSSADTASEADVLDQVDSEEPTQNTEDNREENVTRPKRHNGGVEQGKEEAADGLNKSEFGTAPNTDTNSQEQSIAMSEKAAGAIEQGKEEVQMEVRSKSDLEVTSEVSQIKVEETEDQNSPEDEEDTEITEAQMPVQDTTPSVETVPQALAGGQEVEGEKAKVSSTNQISQEEVIAEAAKDETYY, from the exons ATTACAAGAGGCACCAGGGAACCCAGCAACTGCAGTCATATTTGAGGATACCTGGGGGAACGCTTCCATGAAACACCTGTCTCAGAGGGGGTATGTCAAA atCCGTACAGAGCACATGCAGGCCATCCTGTTACATGTGTTTGTGAAACTGGAACACCTGCCTCACATCAGATGGATCAAGACGGCCTTCACACGCACGGGGGTGGGGGGGTACTGG GGTAATAAAGGTGCAGTGACAGTTAGGATGGACCTGTACGGGACCAGTGTGTGCATCACCAACACTCACCTGGCTGCTCACCTGGAGCAGAATGAGATCAGGATACAG GAGTTCCATGCAATAACAGAGGCTCAGAGGTTTCCAGGCTGCAAGGCAGGAACCATCATGGAACATGA TTACATCTTCTGGATTGGAGACCTGAACTTCAGGCTGGACCCAATAGACTATGAAGCAGTCATGAACAGCATTGCTGATGGGAGGTTTCAGAAACTGCTGGAGTTTGACCAG ttgAAGGTGGCACAAAGAGAAGGTCTTGCCTTTTCTGGATTTTCTGAAGGAAACATCACATTCCAACCAACCTACAAGTTTGACAAAGGAACAACCATCTATGACACCAG tgAGAAACAGAGGAAACCTGCATGGTGTGACCGGATACTTTGGAGGACCAGACCTGGATTGGAGGTTTCTGTCAGACAGCACAGCTACACCAGCCTGTCTCACGTCAAACAGAGCGACCACAGCCCTGTCACAAGCATGTTCTCCATACAG GTGGACCTGAACAAGAACCAGCCACTGGTGCTGTTTGAACCAGTCAGGAACTGGATGTGTGGCTACAAGGGCGTGGCCTCGTACTCTGTAGTGATGGACATCCCCACTAGTGGCTGGGACTGGATAGGGTTGTACAAG GTGGGTTTCTGCCACCCTAAGGACTACCGTACCTACGTGTGGGCGGATTCGGCAGGCTTTGGCAAGGGCAAGAGAGGCTGCATGGTGTTGTTCGAGCCTCCCTACATGCCTGACGAGCCGGGCTATTACCTGCTCTGCTACTGGAGCACACACTTTGACTGCATCATCGGTGTCAGTGAGCCATTTCAG ATCACAAAACCTCCACATTTGGAAGAGGCCATGGACGCCCTGACGTTTGACAAGCAGCGTCGCTCCAGCAGTAGTAGCAGCAGCACCTCTACAAGCAGTGCCGACACAGCCAGCGAGGCCGACGTTCTCGACCAGGTCGACTCCGAAGAACCAACGCAAAACACGGAAGACAACAGGGAAGAAAACGTCACGAGACCAAAGAGACATAACGGAGGGGTAGAGCAGGGAAAAGAGGAGGCAGCAGATGGACTCAACAAGTCGGAGTTTGGAACGGCACCAAACACTGACACCAACAGTCAAGAACAGAGCATCGCTATGAGTGAAAAGGCAGCGGGAGCGATAGAGCAAGGAAAGGAGGAAGTTCAGATGGAGGTAAGAAGTAAATCTGACCTCGAAGTCACATCAGAAGTGAGTCAGATAAAGGTGGAAGAAACAGAGGATCAAAATTCTCCAGAGGATGAAGAAGATACCGAGATTACCGAGGCACAGATGCCTGTACAAGATACCACACCTTCTGTAGAGACAGTACCCCAGGCATTGGCAGGAGGTCAAGAGGTGGAAGGAGAGAAAGCAAAAGTCTCATCGACAAACCAAATATCACAGGAAGAAGTGATTGCTGAGGCCGCAAAGGATGAAACCTACTACTAG